The Aurantiacibacter arachoides genome window below encodes:
- a CDS encoding sensor histidine kinase translates to MVLGGERKTILADIVRLAEDQTGDGMLASILLLSEDGKHLELGGAPSLPDAYNAAIKGMAIGEGEGSCGTAAALGQAVFVEDIGTDPLWANFRELALSHGLRACWAVPIKAGDGSVVGTFANYYREPRQPSTLDRAIIEAIALTTSIAVERMHLERMRNRAEDAKALVLEELQHRVKNAFALAQSLINLNVPAALSARDLADKVNGKLRAIASAQDLIIVQHAAGHSSEMTSIRTLLATILGPLGYGDAENRISLNGDDQTVDAQSLSGLAMIFHELATNATKYGSLKAKGGCVAIGWETGADGLTIRWTEIGGPETTPPENQNFGTRLIASTIRQLQAHIDYDWRADGLRVTMLLPRASMGA, encoded by the coding sequence ATGGTTCTGGGCGGCGAGCGCAAGACCATACTTGCCGACATCGTGCGGCTTGCCGAAGACCAGACAGGCGACGGGATGCTGGCATCGATCCTCCTGCTGAGCGAGGACGGCAAGCATCTGGAACTCGGCGGTGCGCCCAGCCTGCCCGATGCCTACAACGCCGCGATCAAGGGCATGGCGATCGGCGAAGGCGAGGGATCCTGCGGAACCGCTGCCGCCTTGGGCCAAGCCGTATTTGTCGAGGATATCGGGACGGATCCGCTCTGGGCGAATTTTCGAGAGCTGGCGCTTTCCCATGGCCTCCGCGCCTGCTGGGCGGTGCCGATCAAGGCCGGCGACGGCAGCGTGGTGGGGACCTTTGCCAACTATTATCGTGAGCCGCGCCAGCCATCGACCCTGGATCGCGCCATAATCGAGGCGATTGCGCTCACCACCTCCATCGCTGTCGAACGGATGCATCTTGAACGGATGCGCAATCGTGCCGAGGACGCCAAGGCACTCGTGCTGGAAGAACTGCAGCACCGGGTAAAGAATGCCTTTGCCCTGGCGCAAAGCCTCATCAACCTGAACGTGCCCGCCGCGCTCAGCGCCCGCGACCTGGCCGACAAGGTGAACGGCAAGCTGCGCGCCATTGCATCGGCGCAGGATCTTATCATCGTGCAGCACGCCGCCGGCCATTCCAGCGAAATGACGTCGATCCGCACCCTGCTGGCGACGATCCTCGGCCCGCTGGGATATGGCGATGCCGAAAACCGCATCAGCCTGAACGGGGATGACCAGACAGTCGATGCCCAGTCGCTGTCAGGGCTGGCCATGATCTTCCACGAACTGGCCACCAACGCGACGAAGTACGGCAGTCTCAAGGCCAAGGGTGGCTGCGTCGCCATCGGTTGGGAAACCGGGGCGGACGGTCTGACCATCAGATGGACCGAAATCGGCGGGCCTGAGACCACGCCGCCCGAGAACCAGAATTTTGGGACGCGTCTTATCGCTTCGACCATTCGCCAGTTGCAGGCGCACATCGACTATGACTGGCGAGCCGACGGGCTGCGGGTGACGATGCTCCTGCCGCGCGCATCGATGGGCGCCTAG
- a CDS encoding FAD binding domain-containing protein: MRPFHYSRPTSAVEAVADFADGGMYLAGGTTLVDLMKLDVLRPTRLVDVSMLENGRYDFIDWDGDALRIGALTPMAKLADDNRVRRKVPMLSDALWLAASPQIRNVARIGGNVLQRTRCAYFRDTSYDQCNRRQPGSGCAALDGGVTRTHAVLGTSEACIAKYPGDFAQALIALDAVVEVLGKDGPRAIRFAELHRRPGDRPDLETTLRPGDFIAAFAIPDADFPRSKYLKIRDRESYAYALASTAAALKMRGDTIADVRIGLGGVATVPWRASEAEAALRGGPLDEARLQRAADIAFAGASTTEENAFKVELGKRTMVRALLDIAQMGN; encoded by the coding sequence ATGCGTCCTTTCCATTATTCCCGCCCCACCTCCGCCGTCGAGGCGGTGGCCGATTTCGCGGACGGGGGCATGTACCTGGCCGGTGGCACCACCCTGGTCGACCTGATGAAGCTGGACGTGCTGCGCCCCACGCGGCTGGTCGATGTCTCCATGCTGGAAAACGGCCGGTACGATTTCATCGACTGGGATGGTGACGCGCTGCGCATCGGCGCCCTGACACCGATGGCGAAACTGGCCGACGACAACCGCGTGCGCCGCAAGGTGCCGATGCTGTCGGATGCGCTGTGGCTGGCCGCCAGCCCGCAGATCCGCAACGTGGCCCGCATCGGCGGCAACGTGCTGCAACGCACGCGCTGCGCCTATTTCCGCGATACCAGCTACGATCAGTGCAACAGGCGCCAGCCCGGATCGGGCTGCGCGGCGCTGGATGGCGGCGTGACCCGCACCCACGCGGTGCTGGGCACGTCGGAGGCGTGCATCGCGAAATATCCCGGCGATTTCGCCCAGGCGCTGATCGCGCTCGACGCGGTGGTGGAAGTGCTCGGCAAGGACGGTCCGCGCGCGATCCGCTTTGCCGAATTGCACCGCCGCCCCGGCGACCGGCCCGACCTGGAAACCACGCTGCGGCCCGGCGACTTCATCGCGGCGTTCGCCATCCCCGATGCCGATTTTCCGCGGTCCAAGTATCTCAAGATTCGCGACCGGGAATCCTACGCCTACGCGCTGGCCTCCACCGCGGCGGCGCTGAAGATGCGCGGCGACACCATCGCCGACGTGCGTATCGGCCTTGGCGGCGTGGCGACCGTGCCCTGGCGCGCGAGCGAGGCCGAGGCGGCGCTGCGCGGCGGTCCGCTTGACGAGGCGCGCCTGCAACGGGCCGCCGACATCGCCTTTGCCGGCGCGTCGACGACGGAAGAGAACGCCTTCAAGGTCGAACTGGGCAAGCGCACGATGGTTCGCGCCCTGCTCGATATCGCGCAGATGGGGAACTGA
- a CDS encoding glycoside hydrolase family 15 protein: MQPSLELWPIGNCQVSGLLDERAGLVWGCVPRIDGDPVFCALLNGERRDAGVWRFEIEDQVSSSQHYVRNTPILVTRLEAKDGSAVEITDFCPRFERSGRMYRPVAFVRIVRPVAGAPRLKVTLSPMHGHGEHLAETTSGTNHVRFLTGDTPLRLSTDAPVGTALAGKAYRVESDQHFFFGPDEPFSGNIRSELRQMEEQTRKYWQLWVRGLATPLEWQDEVIRCAITLKLCQHEETGAIVAALTTSIPEAPGSQRNWDYRYCWIRDSYYTVQALNRLGALDVLEKYLAYLRNIIADARGGQIQPLYSVMGEAQLTERTADALAGYRGMGPVRIGNAAYHQIQHDCYGQIVMPTAQAFFDRRLLRMADDRDFASLEEVGEMAWAMHDQPDAGLWEFRTRQEVHTYSAAMSWAACDRLARVADHLGKADRASLWQERADTIRATIDREAWVETPEGGHYGASFESDYLDASLLQLVELRFCEPDDPRFRSTFAEVEKALRRGEHMLRYAKEDDFGAPETAFNICTFWLIDALARSGRTAEARELFVTMLGHTTRSGLLSEDMDFETGELWGNFPQTYSLVGVINCAGLLSKNWNTVR; the protein is encoded by the coding sequence ATGCAGCCTTCGCTCGAACTCTGGCCGATCGGCAACTGCCAGGTATCGGGGCTGCTGGACGAGCGGGCAGGGCTGGTGTGGGGATGCGTGCCACGGATCGACGGCGACCCGGTGTTCTGCGCGCTGCTGAATGGCGAACGCCGGGATGCCGGTGTCTGGCGCTTTGAAATCGAGGACCAGGTTTCTTCCAGCCAGCATTACGTGCGCAATACGCCCATCCTCGTTACCCGGCTGGAGGCGAAGGACGGCAGCGCGGTGGAGATCACCGACTTCTGCCCCCGGTTCGAACGGTCGGGCCGCATGTACCGCCCCGTCGCCTTCGTGCGCATCGTTCGCCCCGTCGCCGGTGCTCCGCGATTGAAGGTGACGCTGTCACCGATGCACGGTCATGGCGAGCATCTGGCCGAAACCACAAGTGGCACCAACCACGTGCGCTTCCTGACCGGCGATACGCCGCTGCGGCTGAGCACCGATGCCCCGGTCGGCACTGCATTGGCGGGCAAGGCCTACCGGGTGGAAAGCGACCAACATTTCTTCTTCGGACCGGACGAGCCCTTTTCCGGCAACATCCGCTCCGAACTGCGGCAGATGGAGGAGCAGACCCGCAAGTACTGGCAGCTGTGGGTGCGCGGCCTGGCAACGCCGCTGGAATGGCAGGACGAGGTCATCCGCTGCGCCATCACGCTCAAGCTGTGCCAGCACGAGGAAACCGGCGCGATCGTAGCCGCGCTCACGACCTCCATACCCGAAGCGCCCGGAAGCCAGCGCAACTGGGACTACCGGTACTGCTGGATCAGGGATTCGTACTACACCGTCCAGGCGCTGAACCGGCTGGGCGCGCTCGACGTGCTGGAAAAGTACCTGGCATACCTGCGCAACATCATCGCCGATGCCCGCGGCGGGCAGATCCAGCCGCTCTATTCCGTCATGGGCGAAGCGCAGCTGACGGAGCGGACGGCCGATGCCCTCGCCGGCTATCGCGGCATGGGGCCGGTGCGGATCGGCAATGCTGCCTATCACCAGATCCAGCATGACTGTTATGGCCAGATCGTGATGCCGACCGCGCAGGCTTTTTTCGACCGGCGGCTGCTGCGCATGGCCGACGATCGCGATTTCGCCAGCCTGGAAGAGGTCGGAGAGATGGCCTGGGCGATGCACGATCAGCCCGACGCCGGACTGTGGGAATTCCGCACCCGGCAGGAAGTGCACACCTATTCCGCGGCGATGAGCTGGGCCGCGTGCGACCGGCTGGCGCGGGTGGCCGACCATCTCGGCAAGGCGGACCGCGCCAGCCTGTGGCAGGAGCGGGCCGATACCATCCGCGCGACGATCGACCGGGAGGCCTGGGTCGAGACGCCCGAGGGCGGCCACTACGGCGCCAGCTTCGAAAGCGATTACCTTGACGCAAGCCTGCTCCAGCTGGTGGAGCTCAGGTTCTGCGAGCCGGACGATCCGCGCTTCCGTTCGACCTTTGCCGAGGTGGAAAAGGCGCTCCGCCGCGGCGAGCACATGCTGCGCTATGCCAAGGAAGACGATTTCGGCGCGCCGGAGACTGCCTTCAACATCTGCACCTTCTGGCTGATCGACGCGCTGGCCCGCAGCGGCCGGACCGCCGAAGCGCGCGAACTGTTCGTCACGATGCTCGGCCATACGACGCGATCGGGATTGCTTTCGGAAGACATGGACTTTGAGACCGGCGAACTGTGGGGCAACTTCCCGCAGACCTATTCGCTGGTCGGCGTAATCAACTGTGCCGGGCTGCTGTCGAAAAACTGGAACACCGTGCGGTGA
- the otsB gene encoding trehalose-phosphatase, which yields MADASPLPSPPDLAGLLRDGPVSLFLDFDGTLVPIAAAPGAIAVPAGIGSSLADLANRLGGRLAIVSGRAIADLERHCGPLANACAGSHGGEVRLAPGDPIHSIGAVPAAVLHEVAAFAGNAGLIHEVKPLGATLHWRGRPEWEERAQQFLGDLADRFALTLKHGKCVAEIAVPGADKGAAVRTIMAAEPFAGTTPVFIGDDVTDEDGFAACTAMGGFGVAVGERPSRGARYHLADPAAVFAWIGT from the coding sequence ATGGCCGACGCATCTCCACTGCCTTCCCCGCCGGATCTGGCGGGTCTGCTGCGCGATGGGCCGGTATCGCTCTTCCTCGACTTCGACGGCACGCTGGTGCCCATCGCGGCGGCGCCCGGCGCTATCGCGGTGCCCGCGGGCATCGGGTCATCGCTGGCCGACCTGGCCAACAGGCTCGGCGGGCGGCTGGCGATCGTCAGCGGCAGGGCGATCGCCGATCTGGAGCGGCATTGCGGCCCGCTGGCAAACGCCTGCGCCGGATCGCACGGCGGCGAGGTGCGCCTTGCGCCGGGCGATCCGATCCACTCGATCGGAGCCGTCCCCGCCGCCGTGCTGCACGAAGTCGCCGCGTTTGCGGGCAATGCCGGGCTGATCCACGAGGTCAAGCCGCTGGGGGCAACCCTGCACTGGCGCGGCAGGCCTGAGTGGGAGGAGCGCGCGCAACAGTTCCTGGGCGATCTTGCCGACAGGTTCGCTCTGACGCTGAAGCACGGCAAGTGCGTGGCCGAGATTGCCGTGCCGGGGGCGGACAAGGGGGCGGCCGTGCGCACCATCATGGCCGCAGAGCCCTTTGCCGGCACCACGCCTGTCTTCATCGGTGACGACGTGACCGATGAAGACGGTTTTGCCGCCTGCACCGCGATGGGCGGCTTTGGCGTGGCGGTGGGTGAGCGGCCGTCCCGGGGCGCGCGCTATCACCTGGCGGACCCGGCCGCCGTCTTTGCATGGATAGGAACGTGA
- a CDS encoding (2Fe-2S)-binding protein, protein MAQPPDRFDTITRRNLMKGGAAGAALLPVARTARAQDAAVAPTAEVARQTMPVTLDINGQRRDLTIDTRSTLLDVLRNDLELTGSKKGCDHGQCGACTVHVDGQRQLSCLTLAAQVSGRRITTIEGLGTESALHPMQQAFVDNDAFQCGYCTPGQIMSAVACVTEGHANDDAEIREYMSGNLCRCAAYPNIVAAVKQARTTMES, encoded by the coding sequence ATGGCGCAGCCTCCCGACCGTTTCGATACCATCACCCGCCGCAACCTGATGAAGGGCGGCGCGGCCGGTGCGGCGCTGTTGCCGGTGGCACGAACGGCGCGCGCACAGGACGCCGCGGTAGCGCCCACCGCCGAAGTCGCGCGGCAGACGATGCCCGTCACGCTCGACATCAACGGGCAGCGCCGCGACCTTACCATCGACACCCGCTCCACCCTGCTCGACGTATTGCGCAACGATCTGGAACTGACCGGGTCCAAGAAAGGCTGCGACCACGGCCAGTGCGGGGCCTGCACGGTCCACGTCGACGGGCAGCGGCAGCTATCGTGCCTGACGCTGGCGGCGCAGGTATCGGGCCGGCGGATCACCACGATCGAGGGGCTGGGCACGGAAAGCGCGCTGCACCCCATGCAGCAGGCGTTCGTCGATAACGACGCGTTCCAGTGCGGTTACTGCACGCCGGGTCAGATCATGTCGGCAGTGGCCTGCGTTACCGAAGGCCATGCGAACGACGATGCCGAAATCCGCGAATACATGTCGGGCAACCTGTGCCGCTGCGCCGCCTACCCCAATATCGTCGCCGCGGTGAAGCAGGCGCGCACGACCATGGAGAGCTGA
- a CDS encoding trehalose-6-phosphate synthase, whose product MSRLVVISNRVALPSAHGAAGAQGGLAGALDAALKARGGLWFGWSGQEHEDPSAAPAMQTRDSVTFATIDLSPQDVEEYYNGYANETIWPLFHYRLDLTKFELETGRGYERVNERFAAAVAPLVGPDDIVWVHDYHLIPLGQNLRRRGIRNRMGFFLHIPWPPTRLLVSLPFHQRLVRTLLDYDVVGFQCDEWLTSFQHYCRAELGAEVNETTGAVTVEGRTTIARAYPIGIDFDHLRALAETGEARQMAQRVLSSTRRRTAMIGVDRLDYSKGLPERMDGVARFFDRNPDRVGELVFIQIAPPSREAIGSYQQIRALLEQKTGQINGALSRVDLVPVRYVNQGHSLAELIGVYRASKIGLVTPLRDGMNLVAKEYVAAQDPGDPGVLILSRFAGAAQQLDDALLINPHSPDDIASAIRDALDMPLDERIARWRPMFECVRDQNIQNWTADILRDLEA is encoded by the coding sequence GTGAGCCGGCTCGTCGTCATCTCCAACCGCGTAGCCCTGCCGAGCGCACACGGCGCCGCGGGCGCGCAGGGCGGGCTGGCGGGCGCGCTGGATGCGGCGCTGAAGGCGCGGGGCGGGCTGTGGTTCGGCTGGTCGGGGCAGGAGCACGAGGACCCCTCTGCCGCGCCCGCCATGCAGACGCGCGACAGCGTGACCTTTGCCACCATTGATCTCTCGCCGCAGGATGTCGAGGAATACTATAACGGTTATGCTAACGAAACGATCTGGCCGCTGTTTCACTATCGCCTCGACCTGACCAAGTTCGAGCTGGAGACGGGCCGCGGATACGAACGTGTAAACGAACGCTTCGCGGCCGCCGTGGCACCGCTGGTGGGGCCGGACGACATTGTCTGGGTCCACGATTATCACCTGATCCCGCTGGGCCAGAACCTGCGCCGGCGCGGCATCAGGAACCGCATGGGCTTTTTCCTGCACATTCCCTGGCCGCCGACGCGGCTGCTGGTTTCGTTGCCGTTCCACCAGCGGCTGGTGCGCACACTGCTCGATTACGATGTCGTCGGTTTCCAGTGCGACGAATGGCTGACCAGCTTCCAGCACTACTGCCGCGCCGAACTGGGCGCCGAGGTCAACGAGACGACCGGTGCGGTGACCGTGGAAGGCCGCACGACGATTGCCCGGGCCTATCCCATCGGCATCGATTTCGATCACCTGCGCGCGCTGGCAGAAACCGGGGAGGCGCGGCAGATGGCCCAGCGGGTGCTGTCCAGCACGCGCCGACGCACCGCGATGATCGGCGTGGACCGGCTGGACTATTCCAAGGGCCTGCCCGAACGCATGGACGGCGTCGCGCGGTTCTTCGATCGCAATCCCGATCGGGTGGGCGAACTGGTGTTCATCCAGATCGCCCCGCCCAGCCGCGAGGCGATCGGATCGTACCAGCAGATTCGCGCCCTGCTCGAACAGAAGACCGGACAGATCAACGGCGCGCTGAGCCGGGTCGACCTGGTGCCGGTGCGCTACGTTAACCAGGGCCATTCGCTTGCCGAGTTGATCGGCGTCTACCGCGCAAGCAAGATCGGCCTCGTCACGCCGCTGCGCGACGGGATGAACCTGGTGGCCAAGGAATACGTGGCCGCGCAGGATCCCGGCGATCCGGGCGTGTTGATCCTCAGCCGCTTTGCCGGGGCCGCACAGCAACTGGACGACGCGTTGCTGATCAATCCGCACAGCCCCGACGATATCGCCTCTGCCATCCGCGACGCGTTGGACATGCCGCTGGACGAGCGGATCGCCCGGTGGAGGCCGATGTTTGAATGCGTGCGCGACCAGAACATCCAGAACTGGACAGCCGACATCCTGCGCGACCTGGAGGCCTGA
- a CDS encoding xanthine dehydrogenase family protein molybdopterin-binding subunit — translation MAQDYDPAPQPGRNMGQPITRYEAVQKVTGAKIYADDLPVPGRAAYGWMVTSTIARGRITGIDDAAARAVPGVQLIMTHENRPPLSPLATFAGGGLAITSVAPLAGPEIHHDGQPIALIVADSFEAAREASFKLAVTYAASTATATFGDPGATERNVADINPMFEPIRHNDAAAALAGSAHTVTAEYRTPIQHHNPIELFSTTAYWDGGTLVLHEPNQFVWGLKHAAAEQLGIDPDNVRVKSPFVGGAFGSKAAVTHRTALAALAARQLGRPVKLVASRDQGFTHSGHRQETRQAVRLGCDAQGRLTGYEHKQWEFTARSTPYQNGGLEKTAAMYAFQAVHTDNYIVQGDRNVPTFMRSPAEMPTVYALEAAMNELAAAAGIDPVEFRKRNDTRIDPVAGVPYTSRSLNECLDAAAERFGWSRRNPAPRSMRDGEWLIGWGCAMAMYPTLMMPSTARLTVRRGGTATIEVAAHDVGTGCYTIATQAAAERLGIAPGRITVRMGDSRLPPGPIAGGSVTTASLTSAIVDACNRMAETLGVDNATDPAAFAAAIAGMDRPEAEVVGAWFPAGMDQSSVEALYEGGVRISGGTTADRAMYAFGAEMVEVRINERTREIRVPRVVGAFAAGRIMNTRTAHSQYLGGLIWGIGSALHEATEIDHKRARYVNDNIAEYLVPVNADIADIDIIMVPEVDNQINALGVKGIGELANVGTPAAITDAIWHATGIRVRDLPVRIEDLL, via the coding sequence ATGGCACAAGATTACGATCCCGCACCCCAGCCGGGGCGCAACATGGGCCAGCCTATCACCCGCTACGAAGCGGTGCAGAAGGTGACCGGCGCGAAGATCTATGCCGACGACCTGCCGGTGCCGGGCCGGGCGGCCTATGGCTGGATGGTCACCAGCACGATCGCCAGGGGCCGCATCACCGGCATCGACGATGCCGCCGCGCGCGCCGTGCCGGGCGTGCAGCTGATCATGACGCACGAGAACCGCCCGCCGCTAAGCCCGCTGGCAACCTTTGCCGGCGGCGGCCTGGCGATCACCAGCGTGGCGCCACTCGCCGGGCCGGAAATCCATCACGACGGTCAGCCCATCGCGCTGATCGTGGCCGACAGTTTCGAAGCCGCGCGCGAGGCATCGTTCAAGCTCGCCGTCACCTACGCCGCCAGCACGGCGACCGCGACCTTCGGCGATCCCGGCGCCACAGAGCGCAACGTCGCCGATATCAACCCCATGTTCGAACCCATCCGCCACAATGACGCGGCGGCCGCGCTTGCCGGGTCGGCGCACACGGTCACGGCGGAATACCGCACCCCCATCCAGCACCACAATCCGATCGAGCTGTTCTCGACCACGGCATACTGGGACGGCGGAACGCTGGTCCTGCATGAGCCGAACCAGTTCGTCTGGGGTCTGAAGCACGCCGCGGCCGAGCAACTGGGGATCGATCCGGACAACGTCCGCGTGAAGTCACCCTTCGTGGGCGGCGCCTTCGGCTCCAAGGCAGCGGTGACGCACCGCACTGCCCTTGCCGCGCTCGCCGCGCGCCAGCTGGGCCGTCCGGTGAAGCTCGTTGCATCACGCGACCAGGGCTTCACCCATTCCGGCCACCGGCAGGAAACGCGCCAGGCCGTGCGGCTGGGCTGCGATGCGCAGGGGCGGCTGACCGGATACGAACACAAGCAGTGGGAATTCACCGCGCGCAGCACGCCGTATCAGAACGGCGGGCTGGAAAAGACCGCGGCGATGTATGCCTTCCAGGCCGTGCACACGGACAACTACATCGTCCAGGGCGATCGCAACGTGCCCACCTTCATGCGCTCGCCTGCCGAAATGCCGACAGTCTATGCGCTGGAGGCGGCGATGAACGAGCTTGCCGCGGCGGCCGGGATCGATCCCGTCGAGTTCCGCAAGCGGAACGACACCCGCATCGATCCGGTGGCAGGCGTGCCCTACACCAGCCGCAGCCTCAACGAATGTCTGGACGCTGCCGCCGAACGGTTCGGCTGGTCGCGCCGCAACCCGGCGCCGCGCTCCATGCGCGACGGGGAATGGCTGATCGGCTGGGGCTGCGCGATGGCGATGTATCCCACGCTGATGATGCCTTCCACCGCACGCCTGACGGTGCGCCGGGGCGGCACCGCCACGATCGAGGTAGCCGCGCACGATGTCGGCACCGGGTGCTACACCATCGCCACCCAGGCCGCGGCGGAGCGGCTGGGCATCGCGCCCGGGCGCATCACCGTGCGCATGGGCGACAGCCGCCTGCCGCCCGGGCCCATCGCCGGCGGCTCGGTCACCACCGCCAGCCTCACCAGCGCCATCGTCGACGCCTGCAACCGGATGGCCGAGACGCTCGGCGTCGACAATGCGACCGATCCGGCCGCTTTTGCCGCGGCGATCGCCGGCATGGATCGCCCGGAAGCCGAGGTGGTCGGCGCCTGGTTCCCCGCCGGTATGGACCAGTCTTCGGTAGAGGCGCTGTACGAAGGCGGTGTGCGGATCAGCGGCGGCACCACGGCTGATCGCGCCATGTATGCCTTCGGGGCCGAGATGGTCGAGGTGCGCATCAACGAGCGGACCCGTGAAATCCGTGTGCCACGCGTGGTCGGCGCCTTTGCCGCGGGCCGCATCATGAACACCCGCACCGCGCACAGCCAGTACCTGGGCGGGCTGATCTGGGGCATCGGGTCGGCGCTGCACGAAGCGACCGAGATCGACCACAAGCGCGCGCGCTACGTCAACGACAACATCGCCGAATACCTGGTGCCGGTGAATGCCGATATTGCCGACATCGACATCATCATGGTCCCGGAAGTCGACAACCAGATCAATGCACTTGGCGTGAAGGGTATCGGCGAGCTTGCCAACGTCGGAACGCCCGCCGCGATCACCGACGCGATCTGGCATGCCACCGGCATCCGCGTGCGCGACCTGCCGGTGCGGATCGAGGACCTGCTCTGA
- a CDS encoding N-formylglutamate amidohydrolase, whose product MSRFALLNCSDPHPLREHGRKNGASRFLLVGDHAGSCIPEALGDLGLSHADRNRHIALDLGVEELGRALADRLDTVFLSQAYSRLVVDCNRRIDDPDCIVERSDGSIVPGNRGLDAAHRAARLDEIYHTYHAGIASELDRRDAAGIETVFVSLHSFTPSLGGTARPWEVGVLHDGHRDDLARSLLQSLPRTGVVVGDNEPYRMDATDYTVPHHAFERGLRYLELEFRQDILATRLPEMADTLAALLLVTEG is encoded by the coding sequence ATGTCCCGCTTTGCCTTGCTCAACTGTTCAGACCCGCATCCGCTCCGCGAACATGGCAGAAAAAACGGCGCCAGCCGGTTTCTGCTGGTGGGCGACCATGCCGGGTCGTGCATTCCTGAAGCTCTCGGCGACCTGGGGCTGAGCCACGCCGATCGCAACAGGCACATCGCGCTCGACCTCGGCGTGGAGGAATTGGGCCGCGCTTTGGCGGACCGGCTCGACACCGTGTTCCTGTCACAAGCCTACTCGCGTCTGGTGGTCGACTGCAATCGGCGGATCGACGACCCTGACTGCATCGTGGAGCGTAGCGACGGATCGATCGTGCCGGGCAACCGCGGGCTGGATGCCGCGCATCGGGCGGCGCGGCTGGACGAGATCTATCACACCTATCACGCGGGCATCGCCAGCGAACTCGATCGCCGGGACGCTGCCGGAATCGAGACCGTATTCGTTTCGCTGCACAGCTTTACCCCTTCGCTGGGCGGCACGGCGCGCCCTTGGGAGGTCGGTGTGCTCCACGATGGCCATCGCGACGATCTGGCCCGATCGCTGTTGCAGTCGCTGCCCCGGACCGGCGTCGTCGTGGGGGACAACGAACCCTATCGCATGGACGCGACGGATTACACCGTGCCTCACCACGCCTTCGAACGGGGTCTTCGCTATCTCGAACTGGAATTCCGGCAGGATATCCTGGCCACGCGGCTGCCCGAGATGGCCGATACGCTGGCAGCATTGTTGCTGGTGACGGAGGGCTGA
- a CDS encoding response regulator produces MQSAQAIVLVVEDEVLIRMDVVDQLSALGYSIIEACNGREALEVAQQYEAIDILFTDIDMPGDVDGLTLAHEIRASRPEIGIIVTSGKPLLGEARLPEGSRFYPKPYLSTTVHATIQEMVMRPG; encoded by the coding sequence ATGCAATCGGCCCAAGCAATCGTCCTCGTCGTCGAAGATGAGGTCCTGATCCGCATGGATGTGGTCGATCAGCTCAGCGCGCTGGGTTATTCGATCATCGAGGCGTGCAATGGCCGCGAGGCACTGGAAGTGGCGCAACAATACGAGGCGATCGACATCCTCTTCACGGACATCGATATGCCCGGTGATGTCGACGGCCTCACCCTCGCCCATGAAATCCGCGCATCGCGGCCGGAAATCGGGATCATAGTGACCTCGGGCAAACCGCTGCTCGGCGAAGCCCGCCTGCCCGAAGGCTCACGCTTCTATCCCAAGCCCTATCTGTCGACGACGGTGCACGCGACGATCCAGGAGATGGTCATGCGGCCTGGCTAG